One window of Streptomyces sp. NBC_00273 genomic DNA carries:
- a CDS encoding YcxB family protein encodes MSEIREVSFSATGSLTRDEYDEAAKAAGLFRRGRVVASLSTVLLAAASVKLSSDGLTVYPVPLGIAVAYGLVVLLLLPRWVVGRGFRSGRAAEEKRVVVDGTGIEVFRGGESQRIVWDEMRYYHETPRLHVFVGHSRRRTCLVAVPKRLFADPGESELLAAFGHAQAGDGS; translated from the coding sequence GTGAGCGAGATACGCGAGGTGTCCTTCAGTGCCACCGGCAGCCTGACCAGGGACGAGTACGACGAGGCCGCCAAGGCGGCGGGGCTGTTCCGGCGGGGCCGGGTCGTGGCCTCCCTCAGTACGGTCCTCCTCGCCGCGGCGAGCGTGAAGCTGTCGTCCGACGGTCTCACCGTGTACCCCGTCCCGCTCGGGATCGCGGTGGCGTACGGCCTCGTCGTGCTGCTGCTCCTGCCGCGGTGGGTGGTGGGCCGGGGCTTCCGCAGCGGCAGGGCCGCCGAGGAGAAGCGGGTCGTGGTGGACGGCACGGGCATCGAGGTGTTCCGCGGCGGGGAGTCGCAGCGGATCGTGTGGGACGAGATGCGCTACTACCACGAGACGCCCCGGCTGCACGTGTTCGTGGGCCACTCGCGCCGCAGGACGTGTCTCGTGGCGGTGCCCAAGCGGCTGTTCGCCGACCCGGGCGAGAGCGAGCTCCTCGCCGCCTTCGGGCACGCGCAGGCCGGCGACGGCTCGTAG
- a CDS encoding RNA polymerase sigma factor, whose amino-acid sequence MAESTWPAEPLILAAQGGDLDAVTALVSGSHPNVRKFAYSLCASPEDAEDAAQEALIILYRKIGMLRASGALASWMFRIVRNECLRRARLVPRERAPLPDSAVMSAEDEVLEHLDAARVARAIAALPADQRRVLIMRDVQGYSGRMAADALGLSPAAMKSRLHRARAALRHSLYPAPGGTDEDH is encoded by the coding sequence GTGGCTGAGTCGACCTGGCCCGCCGAGCCGCTGATCCTCGCCGCGCAGGGCGGGGACCTCGATGCCGTCACCGCGCTGGTCTCCGGATCGCACCCGAACGTGCGGAAGTTCGCGTACTCGCTGTGCGCCTCCCCCGAGGACGCCGAGGACGCGGCCCAGGAGGCCCTGATCATCCTCTACCGGAAGATCGGCATGCTGCGCGCTTCCGGAGCCCTGGCCTCGTGGATGTTCCGCATCGTCCGCAACGAGTGCCTGCGCCGGGCCCGACTGGTGCCGCGCGAACGCGCCCCGCTGCCCGACTCCGCCGTGATGTCGGCCGAGGACGAGGTACTGGAGCACCTGGACGCCGCCCGGGTGGCGCGGGCGATCGCCGCCCTCCCCGCCGACCAGCGGCGGGTCCTGATCATGCGGGACGTCCAGGGCTACAGCGGGCGGATGGCGGCGGACGCGCTCGGGCTCAGCCCCGCCGCGATGAAATCACGGCTGCACCGGGCCCGCGCGGCCCTGCGGCACTCCCTGTACCCGGCTCCCGGAGGCACCGATGAAGATCACTGA
- a CDS encoding DNA-binding response regulator has translation MPVDHREGRALRVLLEPPNPALALQLGLQPDIEVVRDPMARPAVALVEELTAVTALLADDPECRVLVLTGSAHPGLAEAALAAGAVGLVLRDGPVGDLADSVRRASMGETVVDPALG, from the coding sequence ATGCCTGTCGATCACCGCGAGGGACGCGCCCTGCGCGTCCTGCTGGAGCCGCCGAATCCGGCCCTGGCGCTCCAGCTCGGCCTCCAGCCGGACATCGAGGTCGTCCGGGACCCCATGGCCCGGCCCGCGGTGGCCCTCGTGGAGGAGCTCACGGCCGTGACCGCCCTGCTGGCCGACGACCCCGAGTGCCGGGTGCTCGTCCTGACGGGCTCGGCGCACCCCGGCCTCGCGGAGGCCGCCCTCGCCGCGGGCGCGGTGGGGCTGGTGCTGCGGGACGGCCCGGTCGGGGACCTGGCGGACAGCGTCCGGCGCGCCTCGATGGGCGAGACTGTGGTGGACCCCGCCCTGGGGTGA
- a CDS encoding MaoC/PaaZ C-terminal domain-containing protein, translating to MPIDAAKALAADPRLGDIGWDHKDIQLYHLGLGAGLPATDPDELRYTLESKLHVLPSFATVAGAGMAMLGGLAAPGIDVNLAAVLHGGHSIELHRPIPVKGRATSRSKVAAVYDKGKAAVIVLRSEVADADGPLWTSDAQIFVRGEGGFGGERGPSAKEELPGRAPDRTEERHIREDQALLYRLSGDWNPLHADPEFAKTAGFDQPILHGLCSYGMTLKAVVDTALGGDVSRVRAYRTRFAGIVYPGETLRIRMWQEPGRVQVSVTAAERDDAPVLADTVVEHA from the coding sequence ATGCCGATCGATGCCGCCAAGGCCCTCGCCGCCGACCCCCGCCTGGGGGACATCGGCTGGGACCACAAGGACATCCAGCTCTACCACCTCGGCCTCGGCGCGGGCCTGCCGGCCACCGACCCGGACGAGCTGCGCTACACCCTCGAATCCAAGCTCCACGTCCTGCCCAGCTTCGCGACCGTCGCCGGCGCCGGCATGGCCATGCTGGGCGGCCTCGCCGCACCCGGGATCGACGTCAACCTCGCCGCCGTCCTGCACGGCGGCCACTCCATCGAGCTGCACCGGCCCATCCCCGTCAAGGGGCGGGCCACCTCCCGCTCGAAGGTCGCCGCCGTCTACGACAAGGGCAAGGCGGCCGTGATCGTGCTGCGCTCGGAGGTCGCGGACGCCGACGGGCCGCTGTGGACGAGCGACGCGCAGATCTTCGTACGCGGGGAGGGCGGCTTCGGCGGTGAGCGCGGGCCCTCCGCCAAGGAGGAGCTCCCCGGGCGTGCGCCCGACCGTACCGAGGAGCGGCACATCCGTGAGGACCAGGCGCTCCTGTACCGCCTCTCCGGCGACTGGAACCCGCTGCACGCCGACCCCGAGTTCGCCAAGACGGCCGGCTTCGACCAGCCGATCCTGCACGGCCTGTGCTCGTACGGGATGACCCTCAAGGCCGTCGTCGACACGGCCCTGGGCGGGGACGTCTCCCGGGTCCGCGCCTACCGCACGCGCTTCGCCGGGATCGTTTACCCGGGCGAGACCCTGCGGATCCGGATGTGGCAGGAGCCCGGCCGGGTCCAGGTCTCGGTGACCGCCGCAGAACGCGACGACGCGCCGGTCCTCGCCGACACCGTCGTCGAACACGCCTAG
- a CDS encoding Zn-dependent alcohol dehydrogenase, translating into MRAALQSEIGQDKLEVVDDMEAVGLGPGKVKIRIKATGLCHSDLSAMSGVLPQPAPFVPGHEGSGVISDVGDGVTTLKQGDRVLVCWLPPCGHCPSCKRGQGHLCLASLVNAGTPNFRRAGGDIFGFAATGTFAEELVVDAACAVPIPDDVPFDIAALIGCGVTTGLGAAINTAKVEAGSSVAVIGCGGVGMSVIQGAKVQGAAQVIAVDPVESRREAALRFGATEAVGPEAFDDAKNRITGGEGFDYVFEVVGKSATAQTAYKMTRRGGSVVIVGAGALDDNFQIDMFSLFFDEKKILPSMYGGGDVLRSYERTIALWRAGRVDLASLITHRVQLAEINDALDQMRTGVALRTCIEL; encoded by the coding sequence GTGCGCGCAGCACTGCAGAGCGAGATCGGCCAGGACAAGCTCGAGGTCGTCGACGACATGGAGGCCGTCGGCCTCGGCCCCGGCAAGGTGAAGATCCGGATCAAGGCCACCGGCCTGTGCCACTCGGACCTCTCCGCGATGAGCGGCGTCCTGCCGCAGCCCGCCCCCTTCGTCCCGGGCCACGAGGGCTCCGGGGTGATCTCCGACGTCGGTGACGGGGTCACCACCCTCAAGCAGGGCGACCGGGTCCTCGTCTGCTGGCTGCCGCCGTGCGGCCACTGTCCGTCCTGCAAGCGCGGCCAGGGCCACTTGTGCCTGGCGAGCCTGGTCAACGCGGGCACCCCCAACTTCCGCCGCGCCGGCGGTGACATCTTCGGCTTCGCCGCCACCGGCACCTTCGCCGAGGAGCTCGTGGTCGACGCCGCCTGCGCCGTCCCGATCCCCGACGACGTGCCCTTCGACATCGCCGCGCTCATCGGCTGCGGCGTCACCACCGGCCTCGGCGCCGCCATCAACACCGCCAAGGTGGAGGCCGGATCCTCGGTGGCCGTCATCGGCTGCGGCGGCGTCGGCATGTCCGTCATCCAGGGCGCCAAGGTCCAGGGCGCGGCCCAGGTCATCGCCGTCGACCCGGTGGAGTCGCGGCGCGAGGCGGCCCTGCGGTTCGGGGCCACCGAGGCGGTCGGGCCGGAGGCCTTCGACGACGCCAAGAATCGGATCACCGGCGGCGAGGGCTTCGACTACGTCTTCGAGGTGGTCGGCAAGTCCGCCACCGCGCAGACCGCCTACAAGATGACCCGCCGCGGCGGCAGCGTGGTGATCGTCGGCGCCGGCGCGCTGGACGACAACTTCCAGATCGACATGTTCTCGCTGTTCTTCGACGAGAAGAAGATCCTGCCGTCGATGTACGGCGGCGGGGACGTGCTCCGCTCCTACGAGCGCACCATCGCGCTGTGGCGGGCCGGCCGGGTGGACCTGGCGAGCCTGATCACGCACCGGGTGCAGCTCGCCGAGATCAACGACGCGCTCGACCAGATGCGTACGGGCGTCGCCCTGCGCACCTGCATCGAACTCTGA
- a CDS encoding 3-oxoacyl-ACP reductase, protein MSLPLEGLSAIVTGAGRGLGRAEAIELARLGASVVVNDFGQPGRDGSGEASAAPAEEVAAEIRAAGGRAVAHLGDVADFEQARELVELAVSSFGKLDVLVNNAGILRDRMVFSMSEEEWDSVIRVHLKGHFNTTHFASVHWRERAKAAGGPVYGRIVNTSSEAFLGGSAGQPNYAAAKGGIVGLTTSTALALAKYGVTANAICPRARTRMTEDVFAGFQVPEEGKLDALAPEHVSPLVGYLASPASAGANGQLFVVHGGIVVVMERPKVAAKFDTAKESFSFEELDELLTPHYASRPANETFAATEVLGLKHA, encoded by the coding sequence ATGTCACTCCCACTTGAGGGGCTCTCCGCCATCGTCACGGGTGCGGGCCGAGGGCTCGGTCGGGCCGAGGCGATCGAGCTCGCGCGGCTCGGCGCGAGCGTGGTCGTCAACGACTTCGGCCAGCCGGGCCGGGACGGCAGCGGGGAGGCCTCGGCCGCCCCGGCGGAGGAGGTCGCCGCGGAGATCCGCGCCGCGGGCGGCCGGGCGGTGGCGCACCTGGGCGACGTGGCCGACTTCGAGCAGGCGCGGGAACTGGTCGAGCTGGCGGTGTCCAGCTTCGGGAAGCTGGACGTCCTGGTCAACAACGCGGGCATCCTGCGCGACCGGATGGTCTTCTCGATGTCGGAGGAGGAGTGGGACTCGGTGATCCGGGTCCACCTCAAGGGCCACTTCAACACCACCCACTTCGCGTCCGTGCACTGGCGCGAGCGCGCGAAGGCGGCGGGCGGCCCGGTCTACGGCCGGATCGTGAACACCTCCTCCGAGGCCTTCCTGGGCGGCTCGGCCGGCCAGCCGAACTACGCGGCGGCCAAGGGCGGCATCGTGGGCCTGACCACCTCGACCGCGCTGGCGCTCGCGAAGTACGGGGTGACGGCCAACGCCATCTGCCCGCGCGCCCGTACCCGGATGACCGAGGACGTCTTCGCCGGCTTCCAGGTCCCCGAGGAGGGCAAGCTGGACGCCCTCGCCCCCGAGCACGTCTCACCGCTCGTCGGGTACCTGGCCTCGCCCGCTTCCGCCGGGGCCAATGGCCAGCTGTTCGTCGTGCACGGCGGGATCGTGGTCGTCATGGAGCGCCCGAAGGTGGCCGCCAAGTTCGACACGGCCAAGGAGTCCTTCTCCTTCGAGGAGCTCGACGAGCTCCTGACCCCGCACTACGCGTCCCGCCCGGCGAACGAGACCTTCGCCGCGACGGAGGTGCTGGGCCTCAAGCACGCCTAG
- a CDS encoding Nif3-like dinuclear metal center hexameric protein: MPRLSEVIAALDALWPPSRAEQWDAVGTVCGDPDAEVTRVLFAVDPVQEIADEAVKLGADLIITHHPLYLRGTTTVEAGTFKGRVVHTLIKNDIALHVAHTNADTADPGVSDALAGALGLRITGPLVADPSDPEGRRGLGRICELDHPETLREFAARAAAWLPPTAQGIRVAGDPDALVRRVAVSGGSGDSLFEQVRAAGVDVFLTADLRHHPVSEARETSRPLALVDAAHWATEWPWCEQAAAQLDAISERHGWGLRTHVSRTVTDPWTAHAPSVTPPSISGAPN, from the coding sequence GTGCCCCGTCTCTCTGAAGTCATCGCCGCGCTGGACGCTCTCTGGCCCCCCTCGCGGGCCGAGCAGTGGGATGCCGTCGGAACCGTCTGCGGCGACCCGGACGCCGAGGTTACCCGGGTCCTGTTCGCAGTCGACCCCGTCCAGGAGATCGCCGACGAGGCGGTGAAGCTGGGCGCCGACCTGATCATCACCCACCACCCCCTCTACCTGCGGGGCACCACCACCGTCGAGGCCGGCACCTTCAAGGGCCGCGTCGTGCACACGCTGATCAAGAACGACATCGCGCTGCACGTCGCACACACCAACGCCGACACCGCCGACCCGGGAGTCTCCGACGCCCTCGCCGGCGCCCTCGGCCTGCGGATCACCGGCCCGCTGGTGGCGGACCCTAGCGACCCGGAAGGCCGCCGGGGCCTCGGCCGGATCTGCGAACTGGACCACCCCGAGACGCTGCGCGAGTTCGCCGCCCGCGCCGCGGCCTGGCTGCCGCCGACCGCCCAGGGCATCCGCGTGGCCGGCGACCCGGACGCGCTGGTCCGCCGCGTCGCCGTCAGCGGCGGCTCCGGCGACAGCCTCTTCGAGCAGGTCCGCGCCGCCGGGGTGGACGTCTTCCTGACCGCCGACCTGCGCCACCACCCGGTCTCCGAGGCCCGCGAGACGAGCCGCCCGCTCGCCCTCGTCGACGCCGCCCACTGGGCCACCGAGTGGCCCTGGTGCGAGCAGGCCGCAGCCCAGCTCGACGCGATCTCCGAGCGCCACGGCTGGGGTCTGCGCACCCACGTCTCGCGCACGGTCACCGACCCGTGGACGGCCCACGCGCCGTCCGTCACACCCCCTTCTATCTCTGGAGCCCCCAACTGA
- a CDS encoding zinc ribbon domain-containing protein: MNAEPADQIRLLDVQALDVRLSQLAHKRKSLPEHAELDSLTKDLAQQRDLLVAAQTQASDTAREQTKAEQDVDQVRQRAVRDQQRLDSGVGISARDLANLQSEVVSLAKRQGDLEDVVLEVMERLEGAQERVTGLTERVSTLEAKTADATARRDAATSEIDTEVAKVTKDREVIVTSMPADLMALYEKIRTKQGGVGAARLYQRRCEGCRLELDMAEVNEIKAAARDQVVRHENCGRILVRTADSGI, translated from the coding sequence CTGAACGCCGAGCCCGCCGACCAGATCCGACTTCTCGACGTCCAGGCGCTGGACGTCCGGCTGTCTCAGCTCGCCCACAAGCGCAAGTCGCTGCCCGAGCACGCCGAGCTCGACTCGCTCACCAAGGACCTGGCGCAGCAGCGCGACCTGCTCGTCGCCGCCCAGACCCAGGCGAGCGACACCGCGCGCGAGCAGACCAAGGCGGAGCAGGACGTGGACCAGGTGCGCCAGCGCGCCGTCCGCGACCAGCAGCGGCTCGACTCGGGCGTGGGCATCTCGGCCCGGGACCTGGCGAACCTGCAGAGCGAGGTCGTCTCCCTCGCCAAGCGCCAGGGCGACCTGGAGGACGTGGTCCTGGAGGTCATGGAGCGTCTGGAGGGTGCGCAGGAGCGCGTCACCGGGCTGACCGAGCGCGTCTCCACCCTGGAGGCCAAGACCGCGGACGCCACCGCGCGCCGTGACGCGGCGACCTCCGAGATCGACACCGAGGTCGCGAAGGTCACCAAGGACCGCGAGGTCATCGTCACCTCCATGCCCGCCGACCTGATGGCGCTGTACGAGAAGATCCGCACCAAGCAGGGCGGGGTCGGCGCCGCGCGCCTCTACCAGCGCCGCTGCGAGGGCTGCCGGCTGGAGCTCGACATGGCCGAGGTCAACGAGATCAAGGCCGCGGCACGCGACCAGGTCGTCCGTCACGAGAACTGCGGCCGCATCCTGGTCCGTACGGCCGACTCGGGCATCTGA
- a CDS encoding bifunctional RNase H/acid phosphatase, with amino-acid sequence MQRLARFVVEADGGSRGNPGPAGYGAVVLDPATGETLAERAEYIGVATNNVAEYKGLIAGLAAARDLASDAQVLVRMDSKLVVEQMSGRWKIKHPDMKPLAAEAARILPRAQVTYEWIPRERNKHADRLANEAMDAGKRGEQWEPSASTAALDHGAARALATPPAPAGPPGDAAKGAAAVRAALVSASGAAATAAQEVADSLFADAEALADAIEPCLDADAPAVAAGSHGWGPDMGAPATFVLLRHGETALTPQKRFSGSGGSDPELSPAGLRQAAAVAEALAARGTIQSVISSPLRRCRETAQAVADRLGLTVTVEEGLREVDFGAWEGLTFAEVQQRFPDDLQAWLDSPKAAPTGGGESFMSATRRISATRDRLLSAHAGRTVLLVTHVTPVKILVRLALGAPPEALFRMELSAASLSAVAYYADGNASVRLLNDTSHLR; translated from the coding sequence ATGCAGAGGCTTGCCCGGTTCGTCGTGGAGGCGGACGGCGGGTCCCGGGGCAACCCGGGGCCGGCCGGCTACGGCGCGGTGGTGCTCGACCCGGCGACCGGCGAGACGCTGGCCGAGCGCGCCGAGTACATCGGCGTCGCGACGAACAACGTGGCCGAGTACAAGGGCTTGATCGCCGGGCTCGCGGCGGCCCGTGACCTGGCGTCCGACGCGCAGGTCCTGGTCCGCATGGACTCGAAGCTGGTCGTCGAGCAGATGTCGGGCCGCTGGAAGATCAAGCACCCGGACATGAAGCCGCTCGCGGCCGAGGCCGCGCGGATCCTGCCGCGCGCGCAGGTGACGTACGAGTGGATCCCGCGCGAGCGGAACAAGCACGCGGACCGGCTCGCGAACGAGGCGATGGACGCGGGCAAGCGCGGCGAGCAGTGGGAGCCGTCGGCGTCCACGGCCGCCCTCGACCACGGCGCGGCGCGCGCCCTGGCCACCCCGCCGGCGCCGGCCGGCCCGCCGGGGGACGCGGCGAAGGGCGCCGCGGCCGTCCGCGCAGCCCTGGTCTCGGCCTCCGGAGCCGCGGCCACGGCCGCCCAGGAGGTCGCCGACTCCCTGTTCGCCGACGCCGAGGCCCTGGCGGACGCGATCGAGCCCTGCCTCGACGCCGATGCCCCGGCGGTCGCCGCGGGCAGCCACGGCTGGGGCCCGGACATGGGGGCGCCGGCCACCTTCGTGCTGCTGCGGCACGGCGAGACCGCCCTCACCCCGCAGAAGCGCTTCTCCGGCAGCGGCGGCAGCGACCCCGAACTGTCCCCGGCGGGCCTGCGGCAGGCCGCCGCGGTGGCCGAGGCGCTCGCCGCCCGCGGCACCATCCAGAGCGTCATCAGCTCCCCGCTGCGCCGCTGCCGCGAGACCGCCCAGGCGGTCGCGGACCGCCTCGGCCTCACCGTGACGGTCGAAGAGGGCCTGCGCGAGGTGGACTTCGGGGCGTGGGAGGGCCTGACCTTCGCCGAGGTCCAGCAGCGCTTCCCGGACGACCTCCAGGCCTGGCTGGACTCCCCGAAGGCGGCCCCCACGGGTGGCGGCGAGAGCTTCATGTCCGCCACCCGCCGGATCTCGGCCACCCGTGACCGCCTGCTGTCCGCCCACGCGGGCCGCACGGTCCTGCTGGTCACCCACGTGACCCCGGTCAAGATCCTGGTCCGCCTAGCCCTCGGCGCGCCGCCGGAAGCCCTGTTCCGCATGGAGCTCTCGGCGGCCTCCCTCTCGGCGGTGGCCTACTACGCGGACGGCAACGCCTCGGTCCGCCTCCTGAACGACACCTCCCACCTGCGGTAG
- a CDS encoding MerR family transcriptional regulator — protein MRIGEIAAVVGLTTRAIRHYHHVGLLPEPERRPNGYRAYSLRDAVLLARVRRLTELGLSLDEVRDVLADDAGRELADVLTELDADLARQEAEIQERRRRLAVLLAAGPGEAEPLSPGLAALLAKAPPTDSPAAAKDREHLTLLDATGTGGQEMYTALEPLAADPAVLALYVRLDELADAPVDDPRIPPLAAELVAAVPDEVFAAIPTDGVVVTGFKEALLAEYAPAQAEVVSLVMEAFVERGRG, from the coding sequence ATGCGGATCGGAGAGATCGCCGCGGTCGTCGGGCTCACCACCCGGGCCATCCGGCACTACCACCATGTCGGCCTGCTCCCGGAACCGGAGCGGCGCCCCAACGGCTACCGGGCCTACAGCCTCCGCGACGCCGTCCTGCTGGCCCGCGTACGCCGGCTCACCGAGCTCGGGCTCAGCCTCGACGAGGTGCGGGACGTCCTCGCGGACGACGCCGGGCGCGAACTCGCCGACGTCCTCACGGAACTCGACGCCGACCTCGCCCGGCAGGAGGCCGAGATCCAGGAGCGGCGGCGCCGCCTCGCCGTGCTCCTCGCCGCGGGGCCCGGAGAGGCCGAGCCGCTCTCGCCCGGGCTCGCCGCGCTGCTGGCGAAGGCGCCGCCGACCGACTCGCCGGCCGCCGCCAAGGACCGCGAACACCTGACCCTCCTCGATGCGACGGGCACCGGCGGCCAGGAGATGTACACGGCGCTCGAACCGCTGGCCGCCGATCCCGCCGTGCTCGCGCTGTACGTGCGCCTCGACGAGCTCGCCGACGCGCCCGTGGACGACCCGCGGATCCCGCCCCTGGCGGCGGAGCTGGTGGCGGCCGTCCCCGACGAGGTGTTCGCCGCGATCCCCACCGACGGGGTGGTCGTGACCGGGTTCAAGGAGGCGCTGCTCGCCGAGTACGCCCCCGCGCAGGCCGAAGTCGTCAGCCTCGTCATGGAGGCGTTCGTCGAGAGGGGGCGGGGATGA
- a CDS encoding RNB domain-containing ribonuclease, with the protein MPRRQMHMTGADGAALRAALRELRTALEVPGAFPAAVLAEAEHAAAHPRLPDLDSTDVPFFTIDPPGSVDLDQAMHLAKRSGGGYRVHYAIADVAAFVTPGGALDAEAHRRVTTLYFPDGRVPLHPAVLSEGAASLLPDQVRPALVWRFDLDPDGRVETVDVRRALVRSRARLDYEGVQKAIDTGTAEEPLALLKDIGRLREALEQARGGISLNVPEQEVVAHDGTYSLAYRAPLPADGWNAQLSLMTGMAAADLMLATGTGILRTLPSAPDGAVGRLRRTAKALRIDWPHHVPYAELVRSLDPHRPAHAAFLQECTALLRGAGYTAFTGGERPDPAIHSAVAAPYTHCTAPLRRLVDRYAGELCVAAVAGAEPPEWVVAALPALPDEMAEGGRLANTVERESVDLVEAAVLKDRVGETFEATVIDVKDGEPLVGTVHLEDPAVVGRVRSTALDLPLGERIRVRLTEADPGTSKILFASV; encoded by the coding sequence ATGCCACGCCGTCAGATGCACATGACCGGCGCAGACGGGGCTGCCCTGCGGGCCGCGCTGCGTGAACTGCGGACCGCGCTGGAGGTGCCCGGGGCGTTCCCGGCCGCGGTCCTCGCCGAGGCCGAGCACGCGGCGGCGCACCCCCGCCTCCCCGACCTGGACAGTACGGACGTCCCCTTCTTCACGATCGACCCGCCGGGCTCCGTCGACCTCGACCAGGCCATGCACCTGGCGAAGCGCTCCGGCGGCGGCTACCGGGTGCACTACGCCATCGCCGACGTCGCCGCGTTCGTCACCCCCGGCGGCGCGCTCGACGCCGAGGCCCACCGGCGCGTGACCACCCTCTACTTCCCCGACGGAAGGGTCCCGCTGCACCCGGCCGTCCTCTCGGAGGGCGCGGCCAGCCTGCTGCCGGACCAGGTCCGCCCGGCCCTGGTGTGGCGCTTCGACCTGGACCCCGACGGTCGGGTCGAGACCGTCGACGTCCGCCGCGCACTGGTCCGCAGTCGGGCCAGGCTCGACTACGAAGGCGTCCAGAAGGCCATCGACACCGGAACGGCGGAGGAACCGCTCGCCCTCCTGAAGGACATCGGCCGGCTCCGCGAGGCCCTGGAACAGGCCCGCGGCGGCATCTCCCTCAACGTGCCCGAGCAGGAGGTCGTCGCGCACGACGGCACGTACTCCCTGGCCTATCGCGCCCCGCTGCCCGCCGACGGCTGGAACGCGCAGCTCTCCCTGATGACCGGCATGGCCGCGGCCGATCTGATGCTGGCCACCGGCACCGGCATCCTGCGCACGCTGCCCAGCGCCCCCGACGGCGCGGTCGGCCGGCTCCGGCGTACGGCGAAGGCCCTGCGGATCGACTGGCCGCACCACGTCCCGTACGCCGAACTCGTGCGCTCCCTCGACCCGCACCGCCCCGCCCACGCCGCCTTCCTCCAGGAGTGCACGGCCCTGCTGCGCGGCGCGGGCTACACCGCGTTCACCGGCGGCGAGCGCCCCGACCCGGCGATCCATTCCGCGGTGGCGGCCCCGTACACGCACTGCACGGCGCCGCTGCGCCGCCTCGTCGACCGGTACGCCGGCGAACTGTGCGTGGCGGCGGTGGCCGGGGCCGAACCGCCGGAGTGGGTCGTGGCGGCGCTCCCCGCGCTCCCGGACGAGATGGCGGAGGGCGGGCGGCTGGCGAACACGGTGGAACGGGAGTCCGTGGACCTGGTCGAGGCCGCCGTGCTGAAGGACCGCGTCGGGGAGACCTTCGAGGCCACGGTCATCGACGTCAAGGACGGGGAGCCGCTGGTGGGCACGGTCCACCTCGAGGACCCGGCGGTGGTCGGCCGCGTCCGGTCCACCGCGCTCGACCTGCCCCTGGGCGAACGGATCCGGGTCCGCCTCACGGAGGCCGACCCGGGCACGTCGAAGATCCTCTTCGCGTCCGTCTAG
- the yaaA gene encoding peroxide stress protein YaaA — protein sequence MLVLLPPSEGKAAGGSGAPLKPEALSLPGLAPARAVVLEELVELCAADETKAREVLGLSEGLRGEVAKNAELRTAGARPAGEVYTGVLYDALGLADLPAAARATAEDALLVFSGLWGAVRVTDAIPSYRCSMGVKLPALGALGAYWRGPMAEVMPEAAGDGLVLDLRSAAYGAAWKPKGEVAARTATVRVLHSQLVDGVEKRSVVSHFNKATKGRLVRDLLLAGAAPESPADLVTALRDLGYVVEAEAPAKAGKAWSLDVVVTQIHH from the coding sequence GTGCTCGTGCTGCTGCCGCCGTCCGAAGGAAAGGCCGCCGGCGGCTCCGGCGCACCCCTGAAGCCGGAGGCGCTGTCGCTGCCCGGTCTGGCCCCGGCCCGTGCGGTGGTGCTGGAGGAGCTGGTCGAGCTGTGCGCGGCGGACGAGACGAAGGCGCGCGAGGTGCTGGGCCTGAGCGAGGGCCTGCGCGGCGAGGTCGCGAAGAACGCGGAGCTGCGTACGGCGGGGGCCCGTCCGGCGGGCGAGGTCTACACGGGCGTGCTCTACGACGCTCTGGGCCTGGCCGACCTGCCCGCGGCGGCGCGGGCGACGGCCGAGGACGCGCTGCTCGTCTTCTCGGGGCTGTGGGGCGCGGTGCGGGTCACCGACGCGATCCCCTCGTACCGCTGCTCGATGGGGGTGAAGCTGCCCGCGCTGGGCGCGCTGGGCGCGTACTGGCGGGGGCCGATGGCGGAGGTCATGCCGGAGGCGGCCGGGGACGGGCTGGTGCTGGACCTGCGGTCGGCGGCGTACGGGGCCGCGTGGAAGCCGAAGGGCGAGGTGGCGGCGCGGACCGCGACCGTCCGGGTGCTGCACTCGCAGCTGGTGGACGGGGTGGAGAAGCGGTCGGTGGTGAGCCACTTCAACAAGGCGACGAAGGGGCGGCTGGTACGGGACCTGCTGCTGGCGGGGGCCGCGCCGGAGTCGCCCGCCGACCTGGTCACGGCCCTGCGGGACCTGGGCTACGTCGTCGAGGCCGAGGCCCCTGCGAAGGCGGGCAAGGCCTGGTCCCTCGACGTGGTCGTGACGCAGATCCACCACTGA